Genomic window (Desulforapulum autotrophicum HRM2):
CACGGTCCTGGATGGCATCATAAATCCGATTCATGGTCTCTCCTTTTGTTCAATCCATTTGCCCACTGCTTGAGCCCCCCCAAGGTCCAGGGGCTGGACAATTTTATTTTTCCCGGCAACCAGGCGTTCCTGGATCATGCCGGCCAGGACCTTTGGCTCAAGGTGCGCTTGTTCAAGCATTGTCATGTCTGCAAAATCAGCCAGCATCCCTGCCCGGGTCCGCTGTTCCCGGTTCTGGTCAAAGGGCCAGACAAGGGCTGTGACACCTGCGGCCACAAGATTCATGCAGGTGTTGTACCCGGCCATGCTGATGGACAAATCCGCAGCTGCCAGAAGGGTGATGAAATCTGCCCAAAAGGGTTCCACCCGAACACCCTCCCCTGCCAGGGAATGGATTGCATCAACCGCCTCTTCGTCCATGTAGGGACCGGTCAGAACCATCATCTTTACCCTGTCACGGTTCACAAGGTGCCTGTGGGCAAGGAGTGCAGCCTTTAAAAGAGGTGCCCCCACGGTTCCGCCGCCGGCACTCACAACCACAAGCGACTGACCCGATGTAATCCCCAGGGCCTTTCTAACCCCGGCCACTGCTGAAGGATCAGGCAGGGGGGTCACAAAACCGGTATAAACAATTGGAATTCGAACCTCAGCCATCCTTGAAAAGCTTGAATCAAGCCGGATCAACTTTGGGTCCGAATGGATCAATACCCCGTCAAAATATTGGTTCAGGGTATTCACCACCCGGGTTTCGTAGGCTGTGACATCGTTTTTTTCCACAAGAATATCCCTGATGCTGCAAACCACCCGGCATTGAATGCCCTTGTCCTGCCGGATAAGGGACAAAACCGGATCCAGCTCAAAGCGAAAGGCTTTTCTGCCAAAGGGATAGAGTTCCACCAGAAAAAAATCCGGACGCTCGTCAAAAAAGAGCTGTTCCAGAATCTGTTGGCGCTCGTGTTTAACCGCCTCAACGGTTCTTGCCGGATCAACGCTGTAGAGCCCGTTAAAATGGTCATCCATCATCAACCCGGGTAGATTTACCTGGCGCACATGGGCGGGAACCGGACAAGGCAGGGCAGCCCCGCCTGTGACAAGGACAATATCATGGGCATTCAGCGCCTTGACAATCTCAAGCGTCCTGAAAAAATGTCCCACTCCCAGCACATGCTGGCAATAGACGATGATCTTCATTGCGCCTCCTGGTTCAGGTTTATTAGGTTCAAACGTTCAAGGACCATTGTCTGATCCCATGCGAACCGATGCAGATGGCCGTCCTTGATCACTCGCTCCTCCCCCGGCAAAAAACCTCTTCCAAGGGCATGGTAGGCAAGGGACTTGATAACACCATTGTGGGTTACAATAAGGAGATTCAGTCCGTTATATCGCTGTGCAGCCGCTCCAAGGGCCCCAAGGGCCCGCTTGAGCACCCCATGCCTTGTTTCTCCTTCCGGGGGACAAAAATCCCAGCCCAGCCCCTCCTGGTGTTCCACAGTTCCAGGAGAGGTCTGCCTTATCTGGTTGATGGTTTTACCTTCCCAGAGTCCAAAGGACTGTTCCTTGAGGTTTTCGTCCATAACCACCGATAGGCCCAAGCCCTGTCCAATAATTTCCGCCGTCTGTCTTGCCCGGGCCATGGGACTTGAAACAATCAGGTCCAGTGAAAGATCTCCAAGGGCAGGGCACCATGAGGCCACCTGGCGGCGTCCCTGGGCAGACAGGGGAACGTCCGTCCGTCCCTGGATTCGCTGCTCAAGGTTCCACTGGGTTTTACCATGGCGGATCAGGTTAAAACAAATCATTAAACGCCACCCGCTTTAACAGGGTTTCAAGCAAAAGATAGTTACGGCCAAGGTCATGGCGTTGCCGGATGTAGGCGGCCCCGGCCCTGCCCATGCCGGGTCCTAGGTCAGGATCCTGGATCAGCCGGGTCAAAGCCCGGGCAAAGGCTGCCTGGTGGAACATGGGGACCAGCAGACCCGTGGTGCCATTGTCCACCACCTCGGGAATGCCACCATTGTCAAAGGCAACCACGGGCAGAGAGCACGATTGGGCCTCGAGAAAAACCATGCCCAGGGACTCCCGGATCCCGGGAAAGGCAAAAAGGTCTCCCGCACTGTAGAACCCGGCCATCTCCTGCCTTGGAATTTTCCCCACAAACCGACAATGCCCCGGGATGCATTGCTCCGCAATGGCCTTGAGCTTTTTTTCCATGGGGCCGCTGCCCGCTATAACCAGGAGAAAGGGCACCTTTTGTGCCACAAGTATTGAACAGCAACGAATCAGCCAGGCCAGCCCCTGGCTCTTGACATCATCGCGGAACATGGCTGCCGTGAGGATAACCGGCACCCCGGACACCTGCCATTGAGCCCTGAGAGCCCTGCCCTTTGACCGGTTTCGCCCAAAGGCTTCAGGATAAATCCCCGGAGGAATGTGGGCGAGCCGTTCGTGCGGGACAATCCGTTTCAGATTCTCAAAATCCTCGAGCTTGTTGGTAATCACCTGGTCGGCCCGCAAAAGGGCTTCCCGGTTCAAAAAAAAGCCAGGCAGGGTCTTGATTTTCTTTTTCCGCTTTGTCGAATAGATTCCCTGGAAAATAACATACCTGATGCCAAGGCATTTGCACACCCAGGGCCCCAGGATATCCGGGGCCTTGTAGTAGGTATGATAGGTCAGCCACAGGTCGGGTGGAGAAACGCTAAGGTGTCTCATTGACCTTAAAAAATCCCGGATCAACCCGGGCCAGAGCCAGGGCCGATAATAGATCCACCGGGCCCTTACCCGGCTCTGGACACTTATTTCATGGCCCCTACGTTCAAGGAATTCAACGATTCCCTGGGCAATGGCAAGATCTCCCGACGGGGTTCCATGGCCAAGGGGTTTAAACGGGGCATAAAAGGCAATTTTCATCCCCAGTGCCTATCCGAGTTCCGGTACCATGGTCTCATAGATATGGGCAAGTTCCCTTACCAGTTTTTTATTGTTAAAGTTCTTTTCAACCCTCGTTCTGGCCGCCGCTGTCACCCGTTGGCGAAGCGCCTGATCCGTCAACAGCCGTTCCATGGCACGGGACAGTCGTTCGGGATCCTTTGGCTCCACCATGAGCCCCGTCACCCCATCCTCAAGGAACTCGGGCAGCCCCGACACATTGGTTGCCACAACGGGAAGATTCATGGCCATGCTCTCTGCCATGACATTGGGAATCCCGTCCCTGTCACCGTTGGCTGCCACCTGGCATCCCAGGACAAAGATATCTGATTGTGCATAGTAATCAATCACCTGCTCGTGGGTCATGGTGCCGCAGAGTGTGGTCCGGCCACCCAGATCAAGGGATTCTATCAAACCCACGATCTTGTCCCTGTCATCTCCCTCGCCGATCAGGGTATGCCTGAAATCAATTCCCCGGTCCCGCAAAAGGGCCAGGGCACGGTAAACCGTTTCCAGTCCTTTTTTTTCAGTGATCCTTGCCACAGTCAGTATCCGGTATGGGATAGAGGGAACTTTGGCTGTTCCCTGGGGCTTGAAATAGTCCAGGTTGATTCCATGGTAGACACAGAACAGGGGGGTGGCCGTACCCGGTGAAACCGTTGCAAGGTATTGTTCGTTGTAACGGGTGCAGGTCACCACAAAACGCGCCATGTCAATCTTCTCTGCAAGCTGGCGCCGGTCCGAGGTATAGATGTCCTTTGCATGGGCAAAAAAACTGAAGGGAAGCCCTG
Coding sequences:
- a CDS encoding glycosyltransferase family protein, with amino-acid sequence MKIIVYCQHVLGVGHFFRTLEIVKALNAHDIVLVTGGAALPCPVPAHVRQVNLPGLMMDDHFNGLYSVDPARTVEAVKHERQQILEQLFFDERPDFFLVELYPFGRKAFRFELDPVLSLIRQDKGIQCRVVCSIRDILVEKNDVTAYETRVVNTLNQYFDGVLIHSDPKLIRLDSSFSRMAEVRIPIVYTGFVTPLPDPSAVAGVRKALGITSGQSLVVVSAGGGTVGAPLLKAALLAHRHLVNRDRVKMMVLTGPYMDEEAVDAIHSLAGEGVRVEPFWADFITLLAAADLSISMAGYNTCMNLVAAGVTALVWPFDQNREQRTRAGMLADFADMTMLEQAHLEPKVLAGMIQERLVAGKNKIVQPLDLGGAQAVGKWIEQKERP
- a CDS encoding histidine phosphatase family protein → MICFNLIRHGKTQWNLEQRIQGRTDVPLSAQGRRQVASWCPALGDLSLDLIVSSPMARARQTAEIIGQGLGLSVVMDENLKEQSFGLWEGKTINQIRQTSPGTVEHQEGLGWDFCPPEGETRHGVLKRALGALGAAAQRYNGLNLLIVTHNGVIKSLAYHALGRGFLPGEERVIKDGHLHRFAWDQTMVLERLNLINLNQEAQ
- a CDS encoding glycosyltransferase family 4 protein, with translation MKIAFYAPFKPLGHGTPSGDLAIAQGIVEFLERRGHEISVQSRVRARWIYYRPWLWPGLIRDFLRSMRHLSVSPPDLWLTYHTYYKAPDILGPWVCKCLGIRYVIFQGIYSTKRKKKIKTLPGFFLNREALLRADQVITNKLEDFENLKRIVPHERLAHIPPGIYPEAFGRNRSKGRALRAQWQVSGVPVILTAAMFRDDVKSQGLAWLIRCCSILVAQKVPFLLVIAGSGPMEKKLKAIAEQCIPGHCRFVGKIPRQEMAGFYSAGDLFAFPGIRESLGMVFLEAQSCSLPVVAFDNGGIPEVVDNGTTGLLVPMFHQAAFARALTRLIQDPDLGPGMGRAGAAYIRQRHDLGRNYLLLETLLKRVAFNDLF
- a CDS encoding glycosyltransferase, coding for MKNENTGKTGTFCMVLKGYPRISETFISNEILLLESLGYKIHIVSMRHPRELFTHASVSKIRAGVDYLPSTILPNLHILLYHNLLLALKRPKRYMGALKKAVERWFRTRRSATVKHLLQAGVLVHKFLPGKGIVHFHAHFAHSPTSVALFSSLLSGLPFSFFAHAKDIYTSDRRQLAEKIDMARFVVTCTRYNEQYLATVSPGTATPLFCVYHGINLDYFKPQGTAKVPSIPYRILTVARITEKKGLETVYRALALLRDRGIDFRHTLIGEGDDRDKIVGLIESLDLGGRTTLCGTMTHEQVIDYYAQSDIFVLGCQVAANGDRDGIPNVMAESMAMNLPVVATNVSGLPEFLEDGVTGLMVEPKDPERLSRAMERLLTDQALRQRVTAAARTRVEKNFNNKKLVRELAHIYETMVPELG